In Acinetobacter pittii, one genomic interval encodes:
- the yjgA gene encoding ribosome biogenesis factor YjgA, with protein MARRPQRYTEEDFGSLEGRASKTEQKKAVQRMAALGEQLAQLSIKQIQKLPVDERLIDALMEVQNISSFEARRRQFQRIGKLLRNEDETVILSYLTPQQGAKKQAQLMRWVDRMIEQGDPAINEFSKIYNASERHTLRQHVLRIKRDKSQEVSEAELEASKGKFVNYVQQIALLSDQG; from the coding sequence GTGGCACGTCGTCCCCAACGTTATACTGAAGAAGATTTTGGCTCTTTAGAAGGACGTGCAAGTAAGACAGAACAGAAAAAAGCAGTTCAACGTATGGCTGCTTTAGGCGAGCAGTTAGCACAACTTTCTATTAAACAGATTCAAAAACTCCCAGTAGATGAACGTTTAATTGATGCGTTAATGGAAGTACAGAACATTAGTTCTTTTGAAGCTCGTCGTCGTCAGTTTCAACGTATTGGTAAATTATTGCGCAATGAAGATGAGACCGTTATTTTGTCTTATTTAACTCCGCAGCAAGGCGCAAAAAAGCAGGCTCAATTGATGCGTTGGGTTGATCGTATGATCGAACAAGGCGATCCTGCAATTAATGAATTTAGCAAAATTTATAATGCCTCAGAGCGTCACACATTGCGTCAGCATGTGTTGAGAATCAAGCGTGATAAAAGTCAAGAAGTGAGTGAAGCAGAGCTTGAAGCATCAAAAGGTAAATTTGTTAACTATGTGCAGCAAATTGCCCTATTGTCTGATCAAGGCTAA
- a CDS encoding HPr family phosphocarrier protein, which produces MIDTTVDVINKLGLHARASGKLIEVTTKFRSSIQIGKGDHLVDAKNIMSLLMLGAGKGTTLRLVIDGTDEEQALNEVQALFAAKFYEAD; this is translated from the coding sequence ATGATAGACACAACTGTTGATGTAATTAATAAACTCGGTTTACATGCTCGTGCATCAGGAAAACTGATAGAGGTCACTACAAAATTTCGTTCGTCGATCCAAATTGGAAAAGGCGATCATTTAGTAGATGCAAAAAATATTATGTCTTTGCTGATGTTAGGTGCAGGTAAAGGGACCACTTTGCGATTGGTCATTGATGGTACCGACGAAGAGCAAGCATTAAATGAAGTACAGGCGTTATTCGCCGCAAAATTTTATGAGGCAGATTAA
- the rapZ gene encoding RNase adapter RapZ, which produces MKRILIVTGQSGSGKSSALQVLEDLGYYCIDNLPLALLPEIVAKLDHENNLEQLALGVDVRSTRADMQEFDHVFEQLQKHGTVDVIYLTTQDQDLIARFSASRRPHPLANRFKSLLQCIHEEKQLLLPIQFRATVHIDTTDKSVHDLKHILLSKLGQSDKLIVILQSFGYKHGIPLDADYVFDVRHLPNPHWDLELRRFSGLDEPVRLFLEASPQANEMFDDILHFLKKWLPAFAEGHRHYMTISIGCTGGQHRSVYIVDRLKQALEAEWSVQVLHREMKHWS; this is translated from the coding sequence ATGAAGCGTATACTTATCGTGACAGGACAGTCTGGTTCAGGAAAATCTTCAGCTCTCCAAGTATTAGAAGATTTGGGCTATTACTGTATTGATAATTTGCCTTTGGCATTGCTGCCTGAAATTGTGGCAAAGCTAGATCATGAAAATAACCTAGAGCAATTGGCATTAGGTGTGGATGTTCGAAGTACTCGTGCAGACATGCAAGAGTTTGATCATGTTTTTGAGCAACTACAAAAACATGGCACGGTTGATGTGATTTATCTCACTACCCAAGATCAGGACTTGATTGCACGTTTTAGTGCATCACGTCGTCCACATCCATTGGCTAATCGTTTTAAAAGTCTGTTGCAATGTATCCATGAAGAAAAGCAGTTGCTGCTCCCAATTCAGTTCCGTGCCACGGTTCATATTGATACAACAGATAAAAGTGTTCATGATTTAAAGCATATTTTACTGTCTAAATTGGGCCAGTCAGATAAGCTTATTGTCATATTGCAGTCATTTGGATATAAACATGGCATTCCTTTAGATGCTGATTATGTTTTTGATGTACGGCATTTACCAAATCCGCATTGGGATTTAGAATTAAGACGTTTTTCTGGTTTGGATGAGCCAGTAAGGCTATTTTTAGAAGCAAGTCCGCAAGCAAACGAAATGTTTGACGATATTCTTCACTTCTTAAAAAAATGGCTTCCAGCATTTGCTGAAGGACATCGTCACTATATGACGATTTCTATTGGTTGCACTGGGGGCCAACATCGTTCCGTTTATATCGTAGATAGACTAAAACAAGCACTTGAGGCAGAATGGTCTGTTCAGGTCTTACACAGAGAAATGAAGCACTGGTCATGA
- the panC gene encoding pantoate--beta-alanine ligase: protein MKTETTIQGLAASLNPARAARKIIGFVPTMGNLHEGHLTLVREAKKLCDVVVVSIFVNPTQFGPGEDFDNYPRTLEQDSRLLADVGCDIIFAPSVDQMYGTQPRLTNISVSQITDALCGSSRPGHFDGVALVVTKLFNIVQPNYAFFGQKDYQQLAVIRQFVQDLNIPLEVIGVPIVRAADGLALSSRNGYLSPEQRQVAPVIYQSLKQAEQQLHQGKDLQQVLEDIKTQLTDNGFVVDYVEARQSNLLPATQFDRDIVLFVAAKLGATRLIDNLEVAFTPQ from the coding sequence ATGAAAACAGAAACCACCATACAAGGTCTTGCAGCGTCTTTAAACCCTGCTAGAGCTGCGCGTAAAATTATTGGTTTTGTCCCAACTATGGGAAATCTACATGAAGGACATCTCACACTTGTTCGTGAAGCGAAAAAGTTATGTGATGTTGTCGTTGTTAGCATCTTTGTAAATCCAACTCAATTTGGGCCGGGTGAAGATTTTGATAACTATCCTCGTACTTTAGAGCAAGATAGTCGTCTATTGGCCGATGTCGGCTGTGACATTATTTTTGCGCCATCGGTTGATCAAATGTACGGTACTCAGCCTCGCTTAACCAACATAAGTGTCAGCCAAATTACGGATGCTTTATGTGGTAGCTCGCGTCCAGGTCATTTTGATGGCGTAGCGTTGGTGGTCACTAAGCTTTTTAATATTGTGCAGCCTAATTATGCTTTCTTTGGTCAAAAAGATTATCAACAGTTAGCAGTGATTCGTCAGTTTGTACAAGACTTAAATATCCCTTTAGAAGTCATTGGCGTGCCAATTGTTCGTGCAGCAGATGGCTTAGCCCTTAGCTCAAGAAATGGTTATTTAAGCCCTGAACAACGTCAAGTCGCTCCGGTTATTTATCAAAGTTTAAAGCAAGCTGAACAGCAGTTACATCAAGGTAAAGATCTACAACAAGTTTTAGAAGATATTAAAACTCAGTTGACAGATAATGGCTTTGTTGTGGATTATGTCGAAGCTCGTCAGTCAAATCTGTTACCTGCTACTCAGTTTGATCGCGATATTGTGTTGTTTGTCGCGGCAAAATTGGGTGCAACTCGTTTGATTGATAATTTAGAAGTTGCCTTTACACCCCAATAA
- the panB gene encoding 3-methyl-2-oxobutanoate hydroxymethyltransferase: MISLSDLRKFKAEGRKFSCLTCYDASMAKAMELAEIDTILIGDSLGMAIQGRDSTLPVTVEDMAYHTAAVRRGNQHALIMTDLPFMSYATLNDALQNARTVMQAGAQMIKIEGGAWLSETVQVLTRNGVPVCVHLGLTPQSVHVFGGYKLQAKTREAADQLIADCTAVVEAGAAVLLLECVPAQLGQEIAELFPNTPVIGIGAGNATDGQVLVVQDMLGLTFGRVARFVRNFMKEQSGETAILDAFKAFHAAVQDQSFPAKEHTFHVEL; encoded by the coding sequence ATGATTAGTCTAAGTGACTTAAGAAAATTTAAAGCCGAAGGACGTAAGTTCTCTTGCCTAACTTGTTACGATGCGAGTATGGCAAAAGCAATGGAACTTGCTGAAATTGATACTATCTTAATTGGTGATTCTCTTGGAATGGCAATTCAAGGTCGTGACTCAACTTTACCTGTAACTGTTGAAGACATGGCTTATCATACGGCAGCAGTTCGTCGTGGTAACCAACATGCCTTGATTATGACTGACTTGCCATTTATGAGTTATGCGACTTTAAATGATGCTTTGCAAAACGCAAGAACAGTCATGCAAGCTGGCGCTCAAATGATCAAAATTGAAGGCGGTGCATGGTTAAGTGAGACCGTACAGGTTTTAACCCGTAATGGCGTACCTGTTTGCGTACATTTAGGCTTAACTCCTCAATCTGTACACGTATTTGGTGGATATAAATTACAAGCTAAAACACGTGAAGCAGCAGATCAGCTTATTGCCGACTGTACAGCTGTGGTTGAGGCTGGCGCAGCAGTTCTATTGCTTGAATGTGTACCTGCTCAGTTGGGACAAGAAATTGCTGAACTATTCCCGAATACGCCTGTAATTGGTATTGGTGCGGGTAATGCGACTGATGGTCAGGTACTTGTAGTACAAGACATGCTGGGTTTAACTTTTGGTCGAGTTGCGCGTTTTGTTCGTAACTTTATGAAAGAACAATCTGGTGAAACTGCCATTTTAGATGCATTTAAAGCTTTTCACGCTGCTGTGCAGGATCAATCATTCCCTGCCAAAGAACATACTTTCCACGTTGAGCTGTAA
- the folK gene encoding 2-amino-4-hydroxy-6-hydroxymethyldihydropteridine diphosphokinase — protein sequence MTTKTYIGLGSNLGDSRQILSEAIAKLKTLGAVKVSRLYQSPPMGPQDQPNYLNAVAELHTDLTPLDLLDQLQRFEQEAGRVRLRRWGERTLDLDLLIYGNEKIQNERLTVPHIGILERDFVVIPLLDLDADLHIDDQPLKNLELLQQPTLTVLADESWA from the coding sequence ATGACAACGAAGACTTATATTGGTTTAGGTAGTAATTTGGGCGATTCGCGCCAAATTTTATCTGAAGCCATTGCTAAGCTTAAAACTTTAGGTGCGGTGAAAGTTTCTAGACTTTATCAAAGCCCACCTATGGGGCCTCAAGATCAACCAAATTATTTAAATGCTGTAGCCGAGTTACATACAGATCTCACGCCTTTAGATTTATTAGATCAGTTGCAGCGATTTGAGCAAGAAGCTGGTCGTGTGCGTCTTCGTCGTTGGGGCGAGCGTACTTTAGATCTGGATTTGCTGATATATGGCAATGAAAAAATTCAAAATGAGCGCTTAACAGTGCCGCACATTGGAATTTTAGAACGAGATTTCGTTGTAATTCCTTTATTAGATTTAGATGCTGATTTACATATTGATGATCAGCCACTTAAAAATTTAGAACTCTTACAGCAGCCAACGCTGACTGTACTTGCTGATGAGTCTTGGGCTTAA
- the pcnB gene encoding polynucleotide adenylyltransferase PcnB gives MQTLRASKCGLSTAQLPSSILDVIDSLTKAGYEAYIVGGGVRDLMLGLNPKDFDAVTNATPSQIKEVFGRRCRIIGRRFELAHVYSGRELIEVATFRAPPKKAVTSASGMILRDNNWGTIEQDFARRDFSINTLYYQPRKSIVLDFCKAIDDVKNKTLRLLGDPAQRFEEDPVRMLRTLRFAAKLNFKIDSNILDIFDVGMTQLLRDVSPHRLYDESQKLFTMGHLARVLPMLIEFGVWKQLFADIQPNLTPFILRAAKNTDQRIQVGKTINPAFFYAVLLWQPFLERCEFYLSKGVVPAEARAQAGLDVLKRQATRTVIPRFAETFIREVWEMQTRLLNPKPQQIEALAGHARFRAGFDFLLLREKSGDDTTQGMGSWWEAYQEMSNDEKEAAISQYNRQKAKSRRKAATESVENNKVETEIEPLVDVPEPRSRRGKKERTRQDQSMGRFIEKATASDAGGTMNDHPILKRKRVQRDLSQVIFGPTQ, from the coding sequence TTGCAAACCTTGCGAGCGTCAAAATGTGGTTTGTCCACAGCCCAACTTCCTTCTTCGATTTTAGATGTGATCGATAGCCTGACCAAAGCAGGCTATGAAGCTTATATTGTTGGGGGTGGTGTCCGTGATTTAATGCTAGGGCTCAATCCTAAAGATTTCGATGCAGTCACTAATGCAACACCTTCCCAAATTAAAGAAGTTTTTGGTCGACGTTGTCGAATCATTGGCCGTCGATTTGAATTAGCACATGTCTATTCAGGGCGTGAGCTTATTGAAGTTGCAACTTTCCGTGCTCCTCCTAAAAAAGCAGTCACCAGTGCCTCGGGCATGATTTTACGTGACAATAACTGGGGAACCATCGAACAAGACTTTGCTCGCCGTGACTTTTCTATCAATACGCTATATTACCAACCGCGTAAGAGTATTGTGCTCGATTTCTGCAAAGCGATTGATGATGTAAAAAATAAAACTCTACGTTTATTAGGTGATCCAGCACAGCGTTTTGAAGAAGACCCAGTGCGTATGCTGCGAACTTTACGTTTTGCAGCCAAATTAAATTTCAAAATTGATTCAAATATTCTCGATATATTTGATGTAGGGATGACGCAGTTACTGCGTGATGTTTCTCCGCATCGTTTATATGATGAATCGCAGAAGCTTTTTACAATGGGGCATCTGGCACGTGTTTTGCCAATGTTGATTGAGTTTGGAGTCTGGAAACAACTCTTTGCAGATATTCAGCCGAACCTTACACCATTTATTTTAAGAGCAGCAAAGAATACAGATCAACGTATTCAAGTTGGTAAAACAATTAATCCGGCATTTTTCTATGCGGTCTTATTGTGGCAACCATTTTTAGAACGTTGTGAATTTTATTTATCTAAAGGTGTTGTACCCGCTGAAGCACGTGCACAGGCAGGTTTAGATGTATTAAAGCGTCAGGCAACACGCACAGTGATTCCTCGTTTTGCAGAAACTTTTATTCGTGAAGTTTGGGAAATGCAGACTCGTTTGCTTAATCCAAAACCACAGCAAATAGAAGCATTGGCAGGACATGCACGTTTCCGTGCTGGTTTTGACTTCTTGTTACTTCGTGAAAAGTCGGGTGATGACACGACACAAGGAATGGGAAGCTGGTGGGAAGCCTACCAAGAAATGTCGAATGACGAAAAAGAAGCTGCGATTAGCCAGTACAATCGCCAGAAAGCTAAAAGTCGTCGTAAAGCTGCTACCGAATCTGTTGAAAACAATAAAGTTGAAACGGAAATCGAGCCTTTGGTTGATGTTCCGGAACCACGTAGTCGTCGTGGGAAAAAAGAACGTACTCGACAAGACCAATCGATGGGGCGTTTTATTGAAAAAGCCACTGCTTCAGACGCAGGCGGGACGATGAATGATCATCCGATTTTGAAGCGTAAGCGAGTACAACGCGATTTAAGCCAAGTGATTTTTGGGCCAACGCAATGA
- a CDS encoding ComEA family DNA-binding protein yields MQFSMNLWKNKHYIFIALFWSLISSNFVHAQSFDQNFKEWKAKQQMYDQKLNMQHASHSNVSKSSAMSDSSGQIRLNQASIDELQKLKGIGEKKAQAIVEYRQKNGGFKNIDEFKNVKGIGPAIFEKNKARLTL; encoded by the coding sequence ATGCAGTTCAGCATGAATCTTTGGAAGAATAAACACTATATTTTCATTGCTTTATTTTGGAGCCTGATTTCATCAAACTTTGTTCACGCTCAATCTTTTGATCAAAATTTTAAGGAATGGAAGGCGAAGCAACAGATGTATGATCAGAAGTTGAACATGCAACACGCCTCTCATTCTAATGTTTCAAAAAGCTCAGCTATGTCTGATTCGTCAGGACAAATTCGCTTGAATCAAGCCAGTATTGATGAGCTTCAAAAGCTAAAAGGTATTGGTGAGAAAAAGGCTCAAGCGATTGTAGAATACCGTCAAAAGAATGGTGGCTTTAAAAATATTGATGAATTTAAAAATGTAAAAGGCATTGGTCCAGCCATTTTTGAAAAGAATAAAGCGCGTTTGACTTTATAA
- the mazG gene encoding nucleoside triphosphate pyrophosphohydrolase — MDKLLKIMQELREKCPWDQEQTPMSLTKYAIEEAYEVEAAIRQGDMNEIRNELGDLLLQVVFQSQMFSEQGAFNFQDVVDAISEKLIRRHPHVFQVDQFNNLTPEQVSELWKKIKQQEKQGKPQSRLDEIKHGPALLQAQEIQANVAKVGFDFETVEDAYEKLEEELDEFKQALKNKNIDEIQDEFGDCLFSLVNVGRKLAISSESSLLSTIHKFRSRFAFIEDQAQKQQRTLEDMTLSEMDELWNQAKRQLKLGEKTHAVQHESLEE; from the coding sequence ATGGATAAATTGCTTAAAATTATGCAAGAGTTACGTGAAAAATGTCCGTGGGATCAAGAGCAAACCCCAATGTCACTGACTAAATATGCGATTGAAGAGGCATATGAAGTTGAGGCGGCGATTCGTCAAGGCGATATGAATGAAATCCGAAATGAGCTAGGCGATTTGTTATTACAAGTTGTATTTCAATCACAGATGTTTAGCGAGCAAGGTGCTTTTAACTTTCAAGATGTTGTTGATGCAATCAGTGAAAAGTTAATTCGTCGCCATCCCCATGTTTTTCAGGTAGATCAATTTAATAACTTAACCCCAGAACAAGTCAGTGAGCTTTGGAAAAAAATTAAACAGCAAGAAAAACAAGGAAAACCACAATCAAGGTTGGATGAAATTAAACATGGACCAGCTCTATTACAGGCACAAGAAATACAAGCAAATGTTGCTAAGGTTGGGTTTGATTTTGAAACAGTAGAAGATGCTTATGAAAAACTAGAAGAAGAATTGGATGAGTTTAAGCAGGCATTAAAAAATAAAAATATTGATGAAATTCAAGATGAATTTGGAGATTGCCTGTTTTCATTAGTCAATGTTGGCCGTAAACTTGCGATTTCAAGTGAATCTTCACTTTTATCAACAATACATAAGTTTAGAAGTCGTTTTGCTTTTATTGAAGATCAAGCGCAAAAACAGCAAAGAACATTAGAAGACATGACTTTGTCTGAAATGGATGAATTGTGGAATCAGGCAAAGCGGCAGTTAAAGTTAGGGGAAAAAACACATGCAGTTCAGCATGAATCTTTGGAAGAATAA
- a CDS encoding SDR family oxidoreductase has translation MGYSILISGAAQGIGAEIARVFYKQGYTVGIYDINESLAQELANTLGPNACAGYLDVSDYSQWQHILKEFTEWAGELNILVNNAGILYSGAFETTDIKAHQRTININVNGVINGCHAALPYLKQASFARVINLSSASAIYGQADLISYSASKFAVRGITEGLDVEWKKYGIRVLDVMPLFVQTAMVNNMDAGTIQNMGIDLTPNDIAQQVFTLVEKKAHFWTPTHTPVGIKTKLLYQLSTLSPQFLNRLTNIYLSRK, from the coding sequence ATGGGATACAGTATTCTGATTAGTGGCGCTGCTCAAGGTATTGGGGCTGAAATTGCACGGGTATTCTACAAACAAGGATATACAGTGGGCATTTATGATATTAATGAATCGCTTGCTCAAGAACTAGCAAATACCTTAGGGCCAAATGCTTGTGCCGGCTACCTAGATGTAAGTGATTACAGCCAGTGGCAACACATATTAAAAGAATTTACCGAATGGGCTGGCGAACTTAATATTTTGGTCAATAATGCCGGTATTTTATATTCTGGAGCATTTGAAACAACTGATATTAAAGCTCATCAAAGAACAATAAATATTAATGTAAATGGCGTCATCAATGGCTGTCATGCTGCTCTACCCTATTTAAAACAAGCGTCTTTTGCACGCGTCATCAACCTTTCTTCAGCCTCTGCAATTTATGGGCAAGCTGATTTAATCTCTTATTCAGCGAGTAAATTTGCAGTTCGCGGAATTACCGAAGGTTTGGATGTGGAATGGAAAAAATATGGTATTCGTGTTTTAGATGTAATGCCGCTATTTGTACAAACCGCAATGGTTAACAATATGGATGCAGGCACCATTCAAAATATGGGAATAGATTTAACCCCAAATGATATTGCTCAGCAGGTGTTTACGCTTGTAGAGAAAAAAGCTCACTTTTGGACACCTACTCACACTCCGGTTGGCATAAAAACCAAACTGCTTTATCAGCTCTCAACATTAAGCCCTCAGTTTTTAAATCGACTTACCAATATTTATTTATCGAGAAAGTAA